A genomic region of Catalinimonas niigatensis contains the following coding sequences:
- a CDS encoding tetratricopeptide repeat protein — protein MKINHPITFVILLLSTTLAFSVQAQDEEQIQLAQEYDDKGEVEKAKSMYDELADKKKNVPIIHGRYFRLLMNNGYLDEAEKYIDKTLKSYPENIIYRLDAGILQMRMGKESNANKYYTDVLNEVQSDPYKVRLVAGHFIKSDMLEKAINFYEAGRPASNDPNLFALELANVYRRLNEKDKMVLEYLKYADEDEARISYVKNVLQNILTEEEDLESLSNMLLNKIQEQPDKQLYNELLIWINLQQKNFYGAFMQARAIDRRSRTDGERVMEVAGIALENQDYENALKMYEYIIEKYPRTSNYVSARRYKIKTREEMVKNRYPVAQEDIIKLIEDYQNFIDETSKSAIGPSHATLEAMRSQALLYAFYLDEKDRAIESLNEVAQHPKASRELKARCKLDMGDIYLLINQPWESTLLYSQVEKDYKEEPIGYEAKLKNAKLSYYKGEFELAQGHLDVLKLATTREIANDAMSLSVLIQNNTALDTSGTAMQDYANVELLLFQNKQEQALLKLDSMLTLYKNHDLADEIHWLMANIDMKLGKFEESLEHLNIISESFGFDILGDNALYLTGKIYEEQLQDQDKAMEIYTTFLREYAGSVYVSDVRKRLRGIRGDFNVN, from the coding sequence ATGAAAATAAATCACCCTATAACATTTGTTATTCTTTTGTTATCGACTACTTTAGCTTTCTCCGTTCAGGCACAGGATGAAGAACAGATACAACTCGCACAGGAATATGATGATAAAGGAGAAGTGGAAAAAGCCAAGTCAATGTATGACGAATTGGCAGACAAGAAAAAAAATGTACCCATTATCCATGGACGATATTTTAGATTATTGATGAACAATGGCTATCTGGATGAAGCAGAAAAATACATTGACAAGACACTCAAATCATACCCGGAGAATATCATCTATCGATTGGATGCTGGCATCTTACAAATGCGGATGGGCAAAGAGTCCAATGCAAATAAATATTACACGGACGTATTAAATGAAGTACAGTCTGATCCATACAAGGTACGACTGGTGGCAGGGCACTTTATCAAGAGCGATATGCTGGAGAAGGCAATTAACTTTTATGAAGCCGGCCGGCCGGCGAGTAACGATCCCAACCTTTTTGCTTTAGAACTGGCGAATGTATATCGCCGTCTCAATGAAAAAGATAAAATGGTACTTGAGTATCTTAAGTATGCCGACGAGGACGAAGCGCGCATCAGCTATGTGAAAAATGTATTGCAAAATATATTGACAGAAGAGGAGGACTTGGAGAGTTTGTCAAACATGCTTCTCAACAAGATTCAGGAACAGCCTGATAAGCAATTATACAATGAGTTACTTATCTGGATCAATCTACAACAAAAAAACTTCTATGGAGCCTTTATGCAAGCCAGAGCCATTGACAGAAGAAGCCGGACCGATGGAGAAAGAGTAATGGAGGTAGCGGGTATTGCTCTGGAAAATCAGGACTATGAGAATGCACTAAAAATGTATGAATATATCATTGAGAAGTATCCCCGAACTTCTAACTATGTCTCGGCAAGACGATACAAAATCAAGACCCGGGAAGAAATGGTGAAAAATCGCTATCCGGTAGCCCAAGAAGATATCATCAAGCTTATTGAAGATTATCAAAATTTTATAGACGAAACCAGTAAATCTGCCATTGGTCCGAGCCATGCTACTCTAGAAGCCATGCGTAGTCAGGCTTTGCTCTATGCATTTTATTTAGATGAAAAAGACCGGGCTATTGAATCACTAAATGAAGTAGCTCAACACCCCAAAGCAAGTAGGGAACTCAAAGCCAGATGTAAACTGGATATGGGTGATATTTATCTGCTTATCAATCAACCCTGGGAATCTACCCTTCTATACTCACAGGTTGAAAAAGATTATAAGGAAGAACCCATTGGCTATGAAGCAAAATTGAAAAATGCAAAATTATCTTATTACAAGGGGGAGTTTGAGTTGGCTCAGGGACATCTGGATGTATTGAAATTGGCTACTACCCGTGAAATAGCCAATGATGCCATGTCACTTAGCGTATTGATCCAAAACAATACAGCTTTAGACACGAGCGGTACAGCCATGCAGGATTATGCCAATGTAGAATTGTTGCTCTTTCAAAATAAGCAGGAACAGGCTTTGTTAAAATTAGATAGCATGCTAACGCTTTATAAAAATCACGACTTGGCAGATGAAATTCATTGGTTGATGGCGAACATAGATATGAAACTTGGAAAATTTGAAGAATCTCTTGAGCACCTAAACATCATTTCAGAGTCTTTTGGTTTTGATATACTGGGGGATAATGCCTTGTATCTCACAGGAAAAATATATGAAGAGCAACTTCAGGATCAGGATAAAGCTATGGAAATTTATACGAC